From the genome of Neomonachus schauinslandi chromosome 1, ASM220157v2, whole genome shotgun sequence:
GACAAATATTGCATAtgcaaatgtccattaacagtaACTTTGTAGAGCGAGGCAGACGCCAGCTAGTGAAAAAGTGGTGCCGGAAGACAGTGTTAATTCAGGAGTCCTGGAGACCAGGAAGTGCTCATCCATCACGTGGCCATCTGAAAGGTAGGGACCCTTGGTCATTAAAGGAAATCCCTCCAGCAGTTTATCCTGCCCACATGGCACATCTGTACCAGCCAAAAATCAGTTGGGACTCAACATTTGATGAGTAGAGCATGCTTATGGGACCAAGAGTACCGATCACATGGAATTCAGGCTCCCCtgaaaaaaaaactctttcaGCAAAAGTCGCCACAGGCCTACCGTTAACTTGGGTTTTCCCTGGACACGTGCTCTCACACCTGGAAACTTACCCCAGCCGGTGACACCTTCAAAGGCAGGGGTGCCGCAGAACTTGGTTAGGCATCGACGAGAAGGAGACAACACATTTTGGGCCCCAAGTTCCAGGAAGAAAATACGGTCTCCACCCCTCCAGTCATCCCATTCACACTTACCAAACACCTATCCTGGGCCTGACACAGCCAGGATGCAAGTGGAAAAGCCACAGTCCCCATCCGGGTCCGGGCTCCCCGCTTGTACTCAAGTGAAGCATCTTGACCATGTGCAATTTCTAACATCTCCAGGGTCAGAACTCTGAGAGGCCTCTGAACTTGGGGGGACCGAGAAATCTGGCTCAGGGCGGGGCGGGGTGAGAACCCTCTCCTTTGGGTCCCTGTCCTTCTTGCTACTGTTTtcctcaaatcaataaaaatctgcAAGGTGACAGGGTTGAGACCATTCACCAAGGGGTCCACGAGGGGGGGCCCTTGAGTATCCATGAGGAAGTTCCTGAGGAacaagaagggggtgggggtcaaGCCTCTGGTGGAATTTAAGGGCAGGAGTTGGGAGTTGTCTGCCTGGAGCTTGTCTGGGTCTCCCTGTCCAAAGGAAAGGAACCCCCAAGAGCACCTCTTGGTGTTTAAGAGACCAAACTTTTCGTTTGTTTTCCTTAGTAGAAGGTTACACACTATAACATGTCAAATAGCCTTGACATCACTCTCCAGCTGGAAGGTGACATTTCTGAGGCACGAGATATGAGGGACGCCAGCGTGACCACCCCATCTGGAGCCCTTGATGCTTTTAATAAGCAGCCCTTTGGCTGCCAGGATCTAGCAAGCCGTGGGGTAAGaggagagaccccccccccccaccaagtgGCCACAGACAACTAAGGAACTTGAAAGGACAGAAGAGGGGACTATGGCTTACCACAGCCCGGTAGGAATGTCTGCCGAAAGCAGTGAAGCTGGCCGCGCCAGCATTTACAAATGGAACATCCCTTGGGCAGCCAGGTGTCATGGGGCACGGACTCACAGTTCCTGGgcaagaaggaacagagaaggcGATGCATACGGATTTTAACTCCCGCCTCTTTTCCTCTccgcccaccccgccccccttTAATGGCTTACTCTTTGCGGGAATCATGCTCACAGTTGCGGCCATAGAAGGAGGGGGGGCAGGCACAGAAGGACCCCAGCATGCAGGTTCCCCCATTCAGACAGCAAGTTCTGTTTAACTCCTTACCTGAAATGTAAGAAGAGGTGGCTGAGAGGGTTGGGGGGACTGAAAAGCTAAGCTCCTGGGAGCAAAGGTTAATACAGTGCTAAGGGCTTGGGTTCCCCAGTGCTCGGAGATGGCTAAATCTTGTGAACCGCACAGAACAGCACGCTTGCTTTTTAGTGTGGCTCTGCTACCTGAGCCTCCGAGCAGAGAAAGCTTTTGTGTCCTCAGGCCGGGGGTGGTTCCCAGAGCCCCGGGAATCAGGAGGGAAACTGAGTGCATCCCGGGGAGGTCAAGTACATACTGCCGTTCTAGGCTCCAGAGCCAAGTCCATCCATCCGCCCAGCTCCAGAATCAGCTTGCCACCCAGGAGAAAGAGCGTCAGGAAGAGAGGAAACAGGAAGGACCAGGACGGTGATAGCACACAGTAGATCTAAGGCAGGTGGGTCTTACTATCCTGGATTCCTAAGGACGGCACAAACTGGGAAGACCGGTGACGGATTGCAGGCTCCTCCCGGGACCGAACGCTGTCATCTTTTAAGGGCGGCTCTCTCCTGGCAAGTTCACGGTGGCCCAAGCCTTAATGACAAAAATCAACCAGTGGGCTCAGGATTTCAGGCCCTGTGACAATTGCTGCTgatcaaaataacaaaaagtcTCTCACCAGCAACCAATTCCAGTTCAAACGCTTTGGAAATGGCCATGATCAGAATCACACTGGGAAGACGAAATCAGACACCCGTTAGCAAAACAAGGCAAATAAAACCTTTTGCGTTAACAGAGTTTAACACCTGGGTCTTCCCAGCACAAGGAGAAGACCACAGCCCGCTAGGGAGAAATTGTAGAGTcctacctttctttctcttcaaatggCTAACTCATGTAACAACATCAAGAAAAACGATGAGAATAAAAATCACCTAAAAGCCAATTCTTTTCAATATGTATCATGACTTCTTAGGCTCTGTCCTCCTAGAACCATAATTTTAAGTAGGCGTAAATCTTTTAGCTTCGATTTCACAGAACGCATATTCTCCTGCTCTTAGATTTCATATAAGAATTTAGAAATGACTGCATGACATTCTCTGGAATCAGTGAATCACATTTTACAAACGATTTCATTTAAACCGGCCATTTGAAAGATTTTCAGCAACAAATCCCGCCTATAACTCTTCACGGTTTTGCAAATACTGGATCTATGCCTTGAAACTCCTCAGGAGCAGATTTTAATCTGGTTGTTGATACCGATTTTAATCTGGTTGTTGATACCGATCTTTTCTTACCCAAGAGAGGAAAACGCTAGTCATCTATCTCCCAGGCTGCGCCATTAACCCgattgaaaatgttaaaaaccaaTGGCAAAGCTGGACGGACTCTGTAAGTGTGAAGTTCTGGGTCTTTAGGAAAAAACAGCATCCCTGAAGTTCACATTCAAGATGGGTTCATACCTGCAAGAGAAGCGCTCCATCTTTCTGCGGTCCATAGCTCCTAACaggttagggggaaaaaaaggtcagCATGGCTTTCACTCATGGTCGTTGCTAAAACACccaaaggaaaacattaatttcCTGAAGTGAAAATGGGAATTTAGAAAGAAGAGTGTCCCGGATGAGAAATATGCTTTCCCCAGAAGGTCTTAGGAAGAGCAGGAGCCAGGATGTCTGGGAGACTGGGGGCTCATCACCCAGCTGGGTCCTAAGGAATGCTTTGACCTTAGCCGGGGAGCCAGCCCGGCCCCGGCCTCTCCTTTCTCAACAACCACGCCAGCGGTGGGGAGGGCCTCCAGGAGGGCGGGGGGGCGGAGACCTACGCCCATCACCCTGCAGAGCCTCTCCTGGGCTGAGGTGAGGGCGGTGAAGCCCTGGGACAAAGTGGGATGGAAAAGGCGGAGTCTTGTTAAACTGGTTAACTAGCCCTAATATCTCTATCATTAGctgcctcttaaaaaaaaaaaaaatcagatttactctttaaaaaaaaagcaaatcaattGTTCTGTGCAGTTGGTGATTCCAGATTGGAGGAGCGGTGGAAagtgattgcttttttttttttttttaaggattttactgatttatttgcaagagggagtgagagaaagagagagcacgcacgagtggggggcaggggcggagggagagggaagagcagactttccatcgagcagggagcggggagcagggagcagggagccggactgggggctcgattccaggaccctgggatgatgacctgagccaaaggcagacgctttaccgtctgagccatccaggcgccccaaaagtgaTTGCTTTAATTAGGAAACCCTCAACACCACCGAAAAGTCTCATCTCAAGGAGTTTGATATTTTGTTGCCAAGTTTTACTTgaatttcatctttgtttttcccaAAAAAAAGGCGTGTTGAACCTGGTGCTTGGCCCTGAGTGTCCTGGGGTGGCTGAGTTGGGTGTCTCCACCAGTGGGAGGACGAAGACTAGGAAGCTCTCAGAGGGGAAGTTCAGGGTCGccagggggccctgggggctCCTGACCCCCCTGTGAGGGAGTGAGTGTAAATTCCAGGTGGGCCCGAATTGCAAGGGGAGTCTCCGCCTGGGTCCCCAAGACACCGGAATTAACCCCCTATTCCGGGTCCTGTGTTACCCCTACGAGTGGTTATTTGGTGGTTCCTGGAAGCCCCCTGAGGCTGCCGCTGGAGAGGCGCGTCCCTCAGTCGGAGTCCCCACCTAACATCTTGGTGCTCCAGATGATGTAATTCGTCCCAAGTCATGAGTAGTTCAGATatcatttaattctattttctaaaggaaaagcCTGTCGTTTACCCACTGCTGCGGGGCATACGGGTGTGAGGCTTTtctgtgctattttttaaaaaagattttatttatttatttgacagagagagagccggagagcacaggcagggggaggagcagagggagagggagagggagagggagaagcagctccccgctgagca
Proteins encoded in this window:
- the TDGF1 gene encoding teratocarcinoma-derived growth factor 1; protein product: MDRRKMERFSCSVILIMAISKAFELELVAGLGHRELARREPPLKDDSVRSREEPAIRHRSSQFVPSLGIQDSKELNRTCCLNGGTCMLGSFCACPPSFYGRNCEHDSRKENCESVPHDTWLPKGCSICKCWRGQLHCFRQTFLPGCDGHVMDEHFLVSRTPELTLSSGTTFSLAGVCLALQSYC